In Psychrilyobacter piezotolerans, the genomic window AAGAATACCTTATCATGATCACTCAATCCCACCAGTTTTTCAGCCAGTTCAGATTGTTCGGCAGTATGGTAAAGATTTGAGATATGAAGTAGTTTTTCACTTTGTTTTTTGATAGTCTTTATTATTTCAGGGTGACAATGACCCAGAGAATTTACAGCTACTCCAGATACAAGATCCAGATACTCGCTATCTGCTTCATCATATAGTTTCATACCCTTTCCCGAGATAAAAACTTTATCGGGTCTGTTATAAGTATTTATTAACATCTTAGCCTCCTTTATTTTTCTTTAATATTCTCTATAATCAGCCATAATCATAGTTCCGATGCCATCTTTGGTGAATAATTCCATCAAGATACTGTGTTCCTTCTGGCCGTTTAAAATGTGCACCTTTTCCACCCCGTTTTTTAAGGCAGATACAGATGATTCTACTTTGGGAATCATCCCGCCGCAGATTATCCCATCTTCTGTAAGCTTTCCCACTTCTTCCATGCCTATCTCATGTATTAGGGTATCCTTATCATTTATATCCCTATAGATCCCATCTATATCGGTCATCAATATAAGTTTTGCAGCCTTTAGAGCACTAGCTATCTCCCCAGCCACATAATCGGCATTTATATTGTAGGTATTACCATCCTTATCTGTTCCCAGGGGTGCTATTACAGGTATTATCCCTGCTTCCAAAAGATTCTCGATGATCTCGGTATCTATTTTTTGTACCTGTCCCACATAACCTATATCTATTTTTTCTCCATCTATATTTATATATTTTTTTTCTGCCATGATCATATTGCTGTCTTTACCTGTAATCCCCACAGCTCTGGTGCCGTTTTTATTCAAAAGGGAGACAATCTCCTTGTTTACCTTTCCGCCTAAAACCATCTCTACAATATCTATTGTTTCCCTGTCTGTCACCCTGTTCCCCATCTTAAACTCAGGTTTTTTATCCAGTTTATAGAGCATCTCATTTATTGCCGGTCCCCCACCATGTACAACTACTGGAAGCATTCCTACATATTTTAAAAGAGCTATATCCCTTATGACTTTTTCCCTGGTCTCCTCATCTTTCATGGCATTCCCGCCGTACTTTATAACCACTGTTTTCCCATGAAACTCCATTATGTAGGAGAGTGCCTGAGACAATATCTTAACGTCTTCCATTTCTTTCCCCCTTAAGTTGTATA contains:
- the argB gene encoding acetylglutamate kinase gives rise to the protein MEDVKILSQALSYIMEFHGKTVVIKYGGNAMKDEETREKVIRDIALLKYVGMLPVVVHGGGPAINEMLYKLDKKPEFKMGNRVTDRETIDIVEMVLGGKVNKEIVSLLNKNGTRAVGITGKDSNMIMAEKKYINIDGEKIDIGYVGQVQKIDTEIIENLLEAGIIPVIAPLGTDKDGNTYNINADYVAGEIASALKAAKLILMTDIDGIYRDINDKDTLIHEIGMEEVGKLTEDGIICGGMIPKVESSVSALKNGVEKVHILNGQKEHSILMELFTKDGIGTMIMADYREY